The genomic interval ACAAAGGCATTTTTGTTTCCAAATATCAATAAGACAATTAGATAGAGAATAAAAACTACAATTAGCTGTAATAATAAACCAATAAAATATCGAGTTAAAAGATGGTTTATTTTCGTAATTGAATTTAAAATTTTGTCTTCGTTTGAGTCTGGAAGTATTCTTCTTGCTTGATCTTTAAAAATGTCTTGATCTTTAATAAAGAAAAAAGTAATAAAAAATACCGATACCAATCCCATTCCCATATCGGCCATAAAATTGATAATCGAATTTATAAATCCTGTAAAATAACTAAAATCAAGTACAGAAGTAAGTTTAGAATCTTTAATAATTTTGTTTAAATCAATATGCTGAATATTGAAATATTCTTCGAGATGTTTTTCGGTTTCTATAAATTTTGTCTGAAGATGAGCTGTGTCTAACAAAGCTAAATTATTAGCCTGAGAGATAATTAAAGGAACAAACAACAAAATAAAACCAACAATCAAAAAGATAAAAAGTATAATTGTGGTCGTCGCAGCCATCGAATTACCAAATTTTAATTTGTTTTTCAAAAACAAAATCAACGGGTTTGCAATTAAGCATAAAATTAAAGAAATACACAAGTAAACGATTACGGTTTGAATTTCATATAAAAAATATAAAACGATACCAATTATTAAGATGGTTGCTAAAGCTCTTAAAATTCCGTTCGAAATAGTTTTTGATGTGACCATGTTTAAAATTTAGACTATAAATATAGGAAAAAGCATTTTAAAAATAGGGTGTAAATAAAAAAAGCGAGACGTATTACATCTCGCTTTAAGCATTATTTTGTTAGCAATTATTGTGCAAATGAAGCTCTAGCGCCTCCAGCTGTAAAAATTGCTGAAATTCTGTTTTTTTGCCCCGTTGTAAACATATACATGGCTTTATCATCAACATAATCCATATAGTTCATTGTCATCTCTACAGGCGTTCCAGAACAAGTGCTGTAATGAGGATAAGCAGGGACTCCATAATTTTCTTCGTTATGAGTTGGTGTGTCTGCTACAAGATCGCTTCCGCAAGTTGCATCTCCCCAAATATGGCGTAAATTCATCCAATGTCCAACTTCGTGAGTACCAGTTCTTCCTAAATTAAATGGAGCATTTGCCGTACCAGATAATCCGAAATAACGAGAATCGATAACTACACCATCTGTAGACGAAGAACCTCCTGGAAATTGGGCATAACCTAAAATTCCGCCGCCAATGTTGCAAGACCAAAGGTTTAATTTTGTTGTTGGAGAAGTAGGAGCAATTCCGCCTTGAGCTGTTTTTTTCATGGCATCATTTGTTCCCCAAGAGGTTTTTGTTGTTGATTTTCTTATAATCTGATCAAGAACAAAAGTGATTCCGATATTTGCTTTTACGCCAGAAAATAACGCTGGAACATTGTTGTAGTCAGAGTTAAGAGCATTAAAATCTTTGTTTAAAACATCAATCTGAGATTGAATTTGTGCATCTGAAATGTTTTGTGCCGATGTTCTGTAAAGAATGTTAACAACAACTGGGATTTCGATTTTACCATTTACTAAACGGCCTGTAAAATTACCAACTGAATGTTTAGCAGTAAAAGCTTCAATTTCATTCATTTTAATAGCCAACATCGGATCTGCTTTAAGTTGTGCTTCTAAAACTTCTTGTGTCGCGCATCCGCGTCGAGAAGCTGCCATAGATTCTGAATTGGTTGATTCTGATTGCTCGTTTTGACAAGAGAACAGCATTAGAGCTGCAAATGTTGTAATAATAACTTTTTTCATAATAATTTGGGTTTTTTGTTGTAAAAACATTGTTTGGTTAAATATTTACACAATTTTATAACAAAATGAAATTACAGAAAAATTTTATAACAAGTTTTTTGTGAGAATTTTTACAACCCCTTACGAATACTGGTTCTTACAAAATCACAAATAAAAATATTAATAAGTTTTTACTTATTTTTTGTTTTTATTTATGTATTTCATCGTGATTATTAGTCTTTTAACGATTATTTTAATATTTAAAAATTATCTAAAAATTGAAATAATGCTTTTAAAATGAATTTTTTTAGTTGAAAAACTTAAAAAGAAGTAATCTCATAAAGTGCAATACTAGCAGCTTGAACAACATTCATACTGCTGTTTTTTCCAAACATATTAATATGAACAATTTGATGAGAAAGTTTTAGAAGTTCTTCTGAAATTCCGTTTATTTCGCTTCCAATTAAAAGAGCGATTTTTTTGTTTTCTGGAATTGTAACTTCTTTTAGAGGTTTACTGTTGGATGCTATTTCTAGTGAAATAATTTCAAAATTATTATCCAAAAGAAAAGATTGAAGTTCAGTAAATTCTTCAATAACAGAATGTGCAACATGAAGATGCGTGCTTCGTGAAGTTTTATTGATTTTACGTGGTGTAAGCGGAATGTCTTTTCCAAAGAAAATAATATTTTCAACTCCAAAAGCTTCAGAAATTCTGAACAAAGAACCAATATTCTGCTGAAAGTAAATATGATCGCAAACTAGCGTTATCGGAAATGTTTTTCTTTCAAATTGATTTTCTTCGTGAGTAAGCTGCATTTTTTGTTGGTGAAAAGTAATTAGTGATTTGTGAATAGTAATTACTTGCGATTAATTAGTAAAAATATAATTTATGATATTTGCGCCCATTTTTAGCGCTTTGTCACGTACGTTTGCAGGATCGTTATGCACTTCGGCGTCTTCCCAGCCGTCGCCCAAATCGCATTCGTAAGTATAAAGTAAAACGAGTTTATTGTCGATAAAAATTCCAAATGCCTGCGGACGTGTTCCGTCATGTTCGTGAATTTTTGGCAATCCGTTTGGAAAAGGAAATGGCTTTTGAAAAATAGGATGATTTGCCGGAATTTCGACTAAACTATTATTTGGAAATATCTTTTTGATTTCTTTTCTAATAAACTGATCCATTCCATAATTATCATCAATATGCAGAAAACCTCCAGCCGTTAAATAATTCCGCAAATTCGTTACATCGGCATCGCTAAAAACCACATTTCCATGTCCTGTCATGTGTACAAACGGATACGAAAGCAAATCGGGATTACTTGGTTCTACAGTTGAAGGTTTACTTTTAATTCGCGTATTTATATTAGAATTGCAAAAAGCAATTAAATTTGGCAAAGAAGTAGGATTTGCATACCAATCGCCTCCTCCGCTGTATTTAAGCAAAGCAATTTCTTGAGAGAAAGAAGAGATTGAAATTAGTAAAAATAGATAGAATATTTTTTTCATATAAGTTTTAAATATCTTGTTTTCGCATTTTTGTCATTTCGACGAAGGAGAAATCTCCACAAATAACTCCGTAAAGTAAGTTGCCAATCTTTGTCGAGCTTCTAACGGAGATTTCTCCTTCGTCGAAATGACAAGATTGAGGGGATAATTAAGCCTCATTAAAAAAAACAACACTATGACAAGCCACAACCGCAGCCGTTTCGGTTCTTAAACGTGTGTTTCCTAAAGTTACAGGTTTGTAATTGTTTTCTAATGCCAATGCGATTTCTTTTTCAGAAAAATCTCCTTCTGGACCAATTAAGATGGTAACGTCTTCATTTGATTTTAAAACTTCTTTCAAAGATTTTTTATCGGTTTCTTCGCAATGCGCAATTAATTGTAAACCATTGTTTTTCTGCTTAATAAAATCTTTAAACGAAACGGCTTCATTTAATTTTGGAAGAAATGTTTCGTTGCATTGTTTCATTGCCGAAAGAATAATTTTTTCAAAACGATCACGATTAATTACTTTTCGCTCAGAACGATCGCAGAAAATTGGAGTAATTTCCTGAATTCCAATTTCGGTTGCTTTTTCTAGAAACCATTCAAAACGATCGTTCATTTTGGTCGGCGCAACGGCAAGATGAAGATGGAATTTAGGTTTTTCAGCATTTTTTATCGAAAGTACTTCAACGGTACATTTGTTATCTGAAGCCAAAGTAATCTGCGTCTCAAACAATAATCCTGAACCGTTTGTAACTTGAAGAATATCAGAATCTTTTTTTCGTAAAACTTTTATAATATGTCTGCTTTCTTCTTTATCAAAAGAAAAACTTTCGGTTGTTTCGTCTATATTCGGATTAAAAAATAACTGCATGATTTAGAATTGAATTCTTGCTTTAGAAACAACTGAAGAAGTTTCAAAACGATTAGATAAGTATTTTTGGTAGCCAACAATTCCAATCATTGCGGCATTGTCTGTTGTATATTCAAATTTCGGAATAAAAGTTTTCCAGCCATATTTGCTTTCCGTTTCTTTCAGCGTATTTCTTATTCCAGAATTTGCAGAAACTCCGCCACCAATTGCGATTTGCGTAATTCCGGTTTCTTTTACAGCCAATTTAATTTTATCCATTAAAATTTCAATAATCGTATGCTGAATCGAAGCACAAATGTCATTTAGATTTTCTTCAATGAAATTTGGGTTTGCTTGTTTGTTTTTTTTGATGAAATACAAAATAGCAGTTTTAAGTCCAGAAAAACTAAAATCTAATCCAGGAACTTTTGGTTTGGTAAAAGCAAACGCTTTCGGATTTCCTTCTTTCGCATATTTATCAATCAAAGGTCCGCCTGGATAAGGAAGTCCAAGAATTTTTGCGCTTTTGTCAAATGCTTCTCCTACGGCGTCATCAGTGGTTTCGCCGATAATTTCCATATCAAAAAAACTGTTCACTTTTACAATTTGCGTATGTCCGCCGCTAATGGTTAAAGCTAAAAATGGAAACTCAGGTTTATCATAACCTTCTTCATCAATAAAATGAGCCAAAATATGGGCATGCATGTGATTTACAGCAATTAACGGAACTTTTAAAGCCAACGCTAAAGATTTGCTGAAAGAAGTTCCAACCAATAAAGATCCCATTAATCCTGGACCTTGCGTAAATGCGATTGCGCTTAACTGTTCTTTTTGTACATTTGCTTTGCGAAGTGCAGCATCTATGACCGGTACAATATTCTGCTGATGTGCTCTAGAAGCCAATTCTGGAACTACACCGCCGTATTGATTATGAATTAATTGATTGGCTACAACATTTGACAATACTTTGTCGTTATGTAAAACCGCGGCAGCAGTATCATCGCATGAACTTTCGATGGCTAGAATAAAAACCTCTGGATTTTGCATATAAAGGCACAAATTTTGAATTATATTTGACAAATCAAACGAAATGATTTCTTTGATTTAAGCAGTGTTCAAAATTAAAGAATTTTTATCAAAAACAGTTGTTCTTTGTCTGCTCAAAATAAATTAAAAGAAAACTAAAATTAAAACAGCTATAAAAACAGTAAAGAAAATAATATCACGAACCCTATTTGGGTTGATTTTACTTGTGCTGGCATTGGCTATCATACTTTCTTTACCTGTTGTTCAAACTCAGATTGCCAATTATGTCACTAATTCTTTAAACGAAGATTATAAAGTTAATATCAGTGTAGAAAAAACGGCGATTAATATTTTTGGAGGTGTTAAACTTAAAAATGTGATGATTTTAGATCATCATAAAAACACACTGATTTATTCTGATATTATTACAACTGATATTGCAAGTCTTAGCCGATTACTTGACGGCGACTTAATTTTTGGAGATTTGCGTCTGACAGGCTTAATCTTTAATCTGAAAACCTATAAAGGTGAAGACGAGAATAATATCAATAAATTTATTAAAGCGTTTGAGGTTGAAAATACACCAAAGAAAAAATCTACCAAACATTTTCTATTAACTGCTAAAAATGCATACATCGAAAAAGGAAGATTTTCTGTTGTCGATGAAAATAAAACTACGCCTAAGTTTTTAGATTTCACGAAATTAAATGCCTACATAAGCGATTTTAAACTTTACGGACCAGAAGTTAATACAACAATTCATAGGTTTTCTTTTATGGATCATCGCGGTTTGTATGTTTCTAATTTTGCGGGTAAATTTAGTTATACCAAAAAGCAAATTAAGGTAGAAAATCTGGCTGTTAAAACAAAAAGATCTTCTCTTTATGGTATTGCGATATTAAATTATAAACCAGAAGATTTTCTGGATTTTACAGATAAAGTAAGATTTAATGTTGTTTTAGATTCTGCATCAATTGCTACCAACGATATTCGCCATTTTTATGACGGATTGGGTAAAAATCAGCATTTTAAAATCAAAACCAAATTAAATGGTCCGCTTAATGATTTAACTCTTACTAAATTAAGATTGAGCGATACAAACGGATCGAAAATTAATGGAACCATAAACTTTAAAAATCTTTTAGGCAGTAAAACCCAGAAATTTTACATGGACGGAAAGTTTGATAAACTGCTTTCTAGTTATGATGATTTAGTGATTTTGCTTCCAGAAATTTTGGGCAAAAAACTTCCAAAAGAACTTAAAAGAATTGGAAAATTTAATATTGTCGGAAAAGCTAAAGTTTCTACAACTGCCTTAGAAACCGATTTTAAAATGGCGACTGATTTAGGAAACGGAAAAGTCGATCTGCATCTGAATAATATGGACTTTATTGATAAAGCTTCTTATTCGGGAAATATTGTGCTGGATAATTTTAATGTCGGAGCAGTTTTAGGAAGAAAAGACGTAGGGAGAACAACCTTAAATCTTGATGTTGAAGGAGTTGGTTTTACAGAGAAATACTTGAATACCATAGTAAAAGGAGATATTTCTAAGTTGGATTATAATAAATACACTTATAATAATATTGTTGTAAACGGAAATTTTAAACTTCCTTATTACAAAGGACAAATTGCTATAAATGATCCGAATCTGAATTTAACTTTTGATGGTTTGTTAGATTTAAGCAAAAAAGAAAATCGATATGATTTTCACATTAACGTAGAAAATTCAGATTTAAGAAAGCTTAAGTTTGTTGGAGATTCTATTTCTAAATTTAGAGGAGATGTTGAAGTTCAGTTAACCGGGAATTCAATTGAAAATCTTCAAGGAAATATTTATATCAAAGACACAGAATATCAGAATCCAAAAGCAACTTATGTTTTTGATGAAGTAAATATCAATTCAAACTTTGATGCCGAAAGAATTAGAACAATTACAATTAGTTCAAATGATGTCGTGGATGGAAAAATCGTTGGTAAATTTAGATTTGACCAATTAGACAAACTGGTAATGAATTCCGTTGGTAGTTTATATACCAATTATAAACCTTATAAAGTTAGAAAAGGGCAGTTTTTAAGATTCAATTTCCGTGTTTACGATAAAGTTGTCGAAATGCTTTATCCAGAAATTAATATTGACTCGTCAACAGTTGTAAGAGGGAAAATCGATTCTGATCTTCAGGAATTTAAATTTAGATTCAGATCTAAAAAAATTACAGCGGCTAAAAACACATTTGACAATATTCGTGTAAATGTTGATAATAAAAATCCGCTTTACAATGCTTATGTTGAGCTAGATAGCATCAAAACGCCTTATTATAAGATTCGAGATTTCAATTTAATTAATGTTACTTCTAAAGATACGCTTTTTGTTCGTTCTGAATTTAAAGGAGGAAATCAAGGCGAGGATTATTTCAATTTAGATTTATATCATACTATTGATAAGAATAAAAATAATATTGTCGGAATCAAGAAATCGGAAATGAAATTTAAAGACTATATATGGTATTTAAATGAAGAAGCAGGACCAGATAATCAGATTGTTTTTGATCAGTTTTTCAAGAATTTCACATTTGATAATATTGTTTTATCTCACGAAAATCAGAAAATTGATTTGAATGGAGTTATGAAAGGAAGTGATTATAAAGATCTCGAGCTCAATTTTGAAGATGTTGATATCAATAAAATTACACCTTTAAATTCCAAATTTGTATTTGATGGTAACCTAAACGGAAGAGTCAATTATAAGCAGAATAAAAATGTTTATCAGCCAACGGCATCTATTAAAATTGATCATCTTGTGTTGAATAAAACAGAATTAGGTACACTTAATTTTGATATTTCTGGAGACGAAACTTTTAGAAAGTTTACTGTTAATTCTTCTATACAAAATGGTTTTACAGAATCTTTTAGAGCTAACGGAACTTTTGCTGTAGAAAATAAAGAAACAATCATGGATATGAATCTGAAATTGGAAGGATTCAATCTAGCAACTTTAGGAACGATTGGCGGCGATGTGCTGTCTAATATTAGAGGTTCGGTTTCTGGAAATGCATCTGTAGTTGGAAACTTGAAAAAACCAGAAATCAATGGACGTTTGTATGTAGAAAAGGCAGGTATGACAATTCCGTATCTTAATACAGATTATGAATTAAGCGATCGAACTGTAATTGATTTGACGAATGAAAAGTTTTTATTTAGAAATAATCAGTTAACAGACACGAAATACGGAACAAAAGGTTTGCTTAATGGAAGTATTGAGCATAAGAATTTTGGCGATTGGAAACTGGATTTGAACATAACTTCTAAACGCTTATTGGCTTTAGATACTAAAGATAGTGATGATGCGGCCTATTTCGGAACAGCGTTCATAAACGGATCGGCTAGTATAAGAGGTCCTGTTGAAGGTTTGTTTATAAAAGTAGACGCTAAATCTGAAAAAGGCACAGAGGTTAAGATACCTATTAATAATGTGCAAAGTGTTGGAGAAAGCAGTTGGATTCATTTTGTTACGCCACAGGAAAAATATAATCTAGCGAATGGAATTGAAGAAAAAACTAAAAACTATAACGGACTTGAACTTGAATTTGATTTTGATATCACGCCAGACGCCGAAGTAGAAGTTATTCTGGATCGAAATTCTGGCCATGGAATGAAAGGAAAAGGATATGGATCTCTTTTGTTTAAAATTAATACTCTAGGTAAATTTAATATGTGGGGAGATTTCCAGGCATACGAAGGGACTTATAATTTCAAATACGGTGGACTTATCGATAAAAAGTTTGCGGTTAAAAAAGGAGGTTCAATCATTTGGGAAGGAAACCCGATGCGTGCTCAGTTAAATTTAGAAGCAGTTTATAAAACGCAAGCCAATCCGGCTGTGCTTTTGGATAATACTTCTTCATTCAATAAAAAAGTTCCTGTAGAAGTAGTTATCGGATTAAGAGGAGATTTGGCAAGTCCAGAGCCTAACTTTGATATTCAGTTTCCATCTGTTAGTAATGTCTTGAAATCTGAAATTCAATATAAATTAGATGATAAAGATATACGTCAGACGCAAGCGTTGTATTTATTGTCAACAGGTTCGTTTATGAGTACAGACGGATTTAGTCAAGGCGATTTCTCTGGAACATTAACAGAAACGGCGTCGAGTTTATTAGGAGGAATTATAAAATCGGATAATGATAAGGTAAATATTGATTTAAATTATATTGCTGCCGACAGAAGAACAGGGCAGGAAGTAGATGGTCAGTTTGTAGCGAATATTTCTTCTCAGGTAAATGAGCGAATTACGATTAATGGAAAGGTTGGAGTTCCGGTTGGAGGGGTTAATGAATCTGCAATTGTCGGAGATATTGAAATTTTGTATCGTGTAAATGAAGATGGAACAATGAATCTTCGATTATTTAATAAAGAAAATGATATTAATTATATAGGGCAAGGAATTGGATATACGCAAGGAGTCGGTGTTTCTTATGAAGTGGATTTTGATACTTTTAGCGAGCTTGTAAACAAGCTGTTTAAAAAACAAAAAATCGAGCGTGCTTCTAAAACCTCAGATGATCTTCAAGATTCTTATTTAAATCCAGATTATGTGAATTTTACAAGCAAGAAAGAATCGGAGAAAAATAAAAAGAAAGCTGAGAAAGAGGAAGAGAAAAAGAAAAAAGAAGAGGAGAAG from Flavobacterium sp. YJ01 carries:
- a CDS encoding AI-2E family transporter, with protein sequence MVTSKTISNGILRALATILIIGIVLYFLYEIQTVIVYLCISLILCLIANPLILFLKNKLKFGNSMAATTTIILFIFLIVGFILLFVPLIISQANNLALLDTAHLQTKFIETEKHLEEYFNIQHIDLNKIIKDSKLTSVLDFSYFTGFINSIINFMADMGMGLVSVFFITFFFIKDQDIFKDQARRILPDSNEDKILNSITKINHLLTRYFIGLLLQLIVVFILYLIVLLIFGNKNAFVIAFLCAILNIIPYLGPIIGTTLAGILTMISMIGQDFQSEILPTTIYVIIGFLIVQAIDNNVSQPIISSKSVNSHPLEIFLIILISGITFGIVGMIIAVPAFTMVKVILKEFFPNNKIVSVLTERI
- a CDS encoding zinc metalloprotease, translated to MKKVIITTFAALMLFSCQNEQSESTNSESMAASRRGCATQEVLEAQLKADPMLAIKMNEIEAFTAKHSVGNFTGRLVNGKIEIPVVVNILYRTSAQNISDAQIQSQIDVLNKDFNALNSDYNNVPALFSGVKANIGITFVLDQIIRKSTTKTSWGTNDAMKKTAQGGIAPTSPTTKLNLWSCNIGGGILGYAQFPGGSSSTDGVVIDSRYFGLSGTANAPFNLGRTGTHEVGHWMNLRHIWGDATCGSDLVADTPTHNEENYGVPAYPHYSTCSGTPVEMTMNYMDYVDDKAMYMFTTGQKNRISAIFTAGGARASFAQ
- a CDS encoding TrmH family RNA methyltransferase, whose translation is MQLTHEENQFERKTFPITLVCDHIYFQQNIGSLFRISEAFGVENIIFFGKDIPLTPRKINKTSRSTHLHVAHSVIEEFTELQSFLLDNNFEIISLEIASNSKPLKEVTIPENKKIALLIGSEINGISEELLKLSHQIVHINMFGKNSSMNVVQAASIALYEITSF
- a CDS encoding DUF4159 domain-containing protein, whose translation is MKKIFYLFLLISISSFSQEIALLKYSGGGDWYANPTSLPNLIAFCNSNINTRIKSKPSTVEPSNPDLLSYPFVHMTGHGNVVFSDADVTNLRNYLTAGGFLHIDDNYGMDQFIRKEIKKIFPNNSLVEIPANHPIFQKPFPFPNGLPKIHEHDGTRPQAFGIFIDNKLVLLYTYECDLGDGWEDAEVHNDPANVRDKALKMGANIINYIFTN
- a CDS encoding 16S rRNA (uracil(1498)-N(3))-methyltransferase, whose translation is MQLFFNPNIDETTESFSFDKEESRHIIKVLRKKDSDILQVTNGSGLLFETQITLASDNKCTVEVLSIKNAEKPKFHLHLAVAPTKMNDRFEWFLEKATEIGIQEITPIFCDRSERKVINRDRFEKIILSAMKQCNETFLPKLNEAVSFKDFIKQKNNGLQLIAHCEETDKKSLKEVLKSNEDVTILIGPEGDFSEKEIALALENNYKPVTLGNTRLRTETAAVVACHSVVFFNEA
- the tsaD gene encoding tRNA (adenosine(37)-N6)-threonylcarbamoyltransferase complex transferase subunit TsaD; translation: MQNPEVFILAIESSCDDTAAAVLHNDKVLSNVVANQLIHNQYGGVVPELASRAHQQNIVPVIDAALRKANVQKEQLSAIAFTQGPGLMGSLLVGTSFSKSLALALKVPLIAVNHMHAHILAHFIDEEGYDKPEFPFLALTISGGHTQIVKVNSFFDMEIIGETTDDAVGEAFDKSAKILGLPYPGGPLIDKYAKEGNPKAFAFTKPKVPGLDFSFSGLKTAILYFIKKNKQANPNFIEENLNDICASIQHTIIEILMDKIKLAVKETGITQIAIGGGVSANSGIRNTLKETESKYGWKTFIPKFEYTTDNAAMIGIVGYQKYLSNRFETSSVVSKARIQF
- a CDS encoding translocation/assembly module TamB domain-containing protein codes for the protein MLALAIILSLPVVQTQIANYVTNSLNEDYKVNISVEKTAINIFGGVKLKNVMILDHHKNTLIYSDIITTDIASLSRLLDGDLIFGDLRLTGLIFNLKTYKGEDENNINKFIKAFEVENTPKKKSTKHFLLTAKNAYIEKGRFSVVDENKTTPKFLDFTKLNAYISDFKLYGPEVNTTIHRFSFMDHRGLYVSNFAGKFSYTKKQIKVENLAVKTKRSSLYGIAILNYKPEDFLDFTDKVRFNVVLDSASIATNDIRHFYDGLGKNQHFKIKTKLNGPLNDLTLTKLRLSDTNGSKINGTINFKNLLGSKTQKFYMDGKFDKLLSSYDDLVILLPEILGKKLPKELKRIGKFNIVGKAKVSTTALETDFKMATDLGNGKVDLHLNNMDFIDKASYSGNIVLDNFNVGAVLGRKDVGRTTLNLDVEGVGFTEKYLNTIVKGDISKLDYNKYTYNNIVVNGNFKLPYYKGQIAINDPNLNLTFDGLLDLSKKENRYDFHINVENSDLRKLKFVGDSISKFRGDVEVQLTGNSIENLQGNIYIKDTEYQNPKATYVFDEVNINSNFDAERIRTITISSNDVVDGKIVGKFRFDQLDKLVMNSVGSLYTNYKPYKVRKGQFLRFNFRVYDKVVEMLYPEINIDSSTVVRGKIDSDLQEFKFRFRSKKITAAKNTFDNIRVNVDNKNPLYNAYVELDSIKTPYYKIRDFNLINVTSKDTLFVRSEFKGGNQGEDYFNLDLYHTIDKNKNNIVGIKKSEMKFKDYIWYLNEEAGPDNQIVFDQFFKNFTFDNIVLSHENQKIDLNGVMKGSDYKDLELNFEDVDINKITPLNSKFVFDGNLNGRVNYKQNKNVYQPTASIKIDHLVLNKTELGTLNFDISGDETFRKFTVNSSIQNGFTESFRANGTFAVENKETIMDMNLKLEGFNLATLGTIGGDVLSNIRGSVSGNASVVGNLKKPEINGRLYVEKAGMTIPYLNTDYELSDRTVIDLTNEKFLFRNNQLTDTKYGTKGLLNGSIEHKNFGDWKLDLNITSKRLLALDTKDSDDAAYFGTAFINGSASIRGPVEGLFIKVDAKSEKGTEVKIPINNVQSVGESSWIHFVTPQEKYNLANGIEEKTKNYNGLELEFDFDITPDAEVEVILDRNSGHGMKGKGYGSLLFKINTLGKFNMWGDFQAYEGTYNFKYGGLIDKKFAVKKGGSIIWEGNPMRAQLNLEAVYKTQANPAVLLDNTSSFNKKVPVEVVIGLRGDLASPEPNFDIQFPSVSNVLKSEIQYKLDDKDIRQTQALYLLSTGSFMSTDGFSQGDFSGTLTETASSLLGGIIKSDNDKVNIDLNYIAADRRTGQEVDGQFVANISSQVNERITINGKVGVPVGGVNESAIVGDIEILYRVNEDGTMNLRLFNKENDINYIGQGIGYTQGVGVSYEVDFDTFSELVNKLFKKQKIERASKTSDDLQDSYLNPDYVNFTSKKESEKNKKKAEKEEEKKKKEEEKKKKEEPANNQGLIPDNDY